A segment of the Aridibaculum aurantiacum genome:
GAGATATTGAATAAAAAGCGTTTCATCACCTGTCACTCTTACGTGCAGAGCGAGATTAACTCGGCCATGAAGATTGGTGAGAAATATGGTTTCCCCTTCAACACTTTCACCCACATTTTGGAAGGTTATAAAGTAGCTGATAAAATGAAAGCACATGGTGCGCATGCTTCTACTTTCAGCGACTGGTGGCAGTACAAAATGGAGGTGGTAGATGCTATTCCTTATAATGCAACCCTGATGAACAGGGTAGGTGTGAATGTAGCCATCAACAGTGATGATGCTGAAATGGCGCGTCGCCTGAACCAGGAGGCTGCCAAGAGCGTGAAGTATGGTGGCATGAGCGAAGAAGATGCCCTGAAAATGGTAACGCTTAACCCTGCTATAATGATGCACGTTGCTGATCGTGTAGGAAGTTTGAAGGCCGGTAAAGATGCAGACGTAGTAGTATGGAGCGATCATCCACTGAGCATTTATGCCAAGGCAGAAACTACCATTGTAGATGGTGCTGTTTATTTTGATCGTGCAAAAGATGCAGAGCTGCGCAAGCAAGTGGCAGCGGAGCGCAACAGGCTCATCAAGAAGTTTATTGGCGAAAAGAAACCTGGTGCGGGTAACACACAACCACCTGCTGTAGCAAGTATGGAATACATGCATACTTGTAGCGATCACGCACACAGCCACGGATTATTGGTAGTAGATGCAGAGGAGGCTGCACTGTACAACAACTAAAGCTTAAACAATGAAAAGACTGATTATTTATAGTGCTCTCTTCTTATCATCCATTGTAGGAAGAAGCCAGGAAAATGTTTATCCTGCCAAAGAAAACAAAGGCGTCATTTATATCACCAATGCTACCATTCATGCGGGTAACGGGCAGGTGATACAGAATGGTACCATAAAAATAAAAGACAACAAGATAGAAGCAGTAGGTAGTTCGGTAACTGCCGGTTCTGATGGCAAAGTCATCAACGCTGCGGGTAAACATGTTTACCCTGGTCTTATACTTTCCAATTCCAATCTTGGATTGGTGGAAGTGAACAGTGTACGTGCTACCAGCGACCAGCGTGAACTGGGGGAGCTTAACCCTAATGTGCGTTCCCTTGTAGCATACAATTCTGATTCAAAAGTGATAGGCACGCTGAGAAGCAGCGGGATCCTTTTTGCGAACATCGTTCCTGATGGTGGCCTTATCAGCGGCTCCTCTTCAGTGGTAAACCTGGATGCATGGAACTGGGAAGATGCAGCTTACAAAATGGACAACGGTATTCACTTTCACATGCCGAATATGATCAATCGTCCTGCACGTTTCGCGCAGGCGATTTCGCCACAAGCACAGGTAGACCCTGTGAAGCGTGCGCTGGAGCAGGTAGATAAGATGAAGGCTTTCTTTAGCGAAGCAAGAGCATCGTACAAAGGAAGCAACTATGCTAGCAACAACCTGAAGCTGCAGGCAGTTAAAGGATTATTCGACAAATCGCAGAA
Coding sequences within it:
- a CDS encoding amidohydrolase family protein; translation: MKRLIIYSALFLSSIVGRSQENVYPAKENKGVIYITNATIHAGNGQVIQNGTIKIKDNKIEAVGSSVTAGSDGKVINAAGKHVYPGLILSNSNLGLVEVNSVRATSDQRELGELNPNVRSLVAYNSDSKVIGTLRSSGILFANIVPDGGLISGSSSVVNLDAWNWEDAAYKMDNGIHFHMPNMINRPARFAQAISPQAQVDPVKRALEQVDKMKAFFSEARASYKGSNYASNNLKLQAVKGLFDKSQKLYVHCNTVKEMLVAIDIAKENDFDLVIVGGSESYQIPELLKQNNVAVILNQMHSLPTSPDDDVDQPFKTPAVLQKAGVLFAINDEDGQTRGRNLSYNAGTAVAYGLTKEQALSAITLNAAKVLGIADRTGSIETGKDANLVIADGDILDMRSSNVSHAFIQGRELNLTDKHKQLYERYKYKYNLK